The Eleginops maclovinus isolate JMC-PN-2008 ecotype Puerto Natales chromosome 6, JC_Emac_rtc_rv5, whole genome shotgun sequence DNA segment AACATGTATATTCAAGTTTGATACACAGAAATGATTCCCTCATAAACAGTCAAATGAtttggtttctgtttctgtcacttgacttgtttctctccctctctgactcATCCTGCtcagaagtgtgtttgtgtttctacaCGACTCGGCTGGATTCGATGCTGGACTGTTTCCCGACTCTCTGGCAGTAATTGATGGAAAGGCTGGATCTGCACTGGTTTCTGGGCGTATTCACATTACAGACATGAAGCAAATATTGCCGTTACTGTAATAATGTCATTGGTGATCACTTGCAGTTTTGGAAAAGCTTGCCCGGCTAGTTTTCAAAGATTCAAACGTAaatggtttgttgtttttgggtttattatttttactgaaaTCTTCCAGATGAGAGAAGATCTGAGTGGATGAAACATTTCTATACACGAGTCACCATCAGTTATgttaacatacagtacagctCAAAGGAGGTATACTGGAAACACTGAAGCACTTAACTAGTATATTTATTGGGtactttttaaagtatttttactttttctgcTACTTAATACTCCTGCTTCACTACAAGGGCAACGTCTTACTCCTCCTACAGATTTAACctcaaactaaatgtaattaaCTTTTAATTTACTGTCCCATTAACCATCTCATCACTCCAATATTTACCACGTGACCACTTGACAAAACAAACTGTATAAAAGTCTTGAAATTAGATCCACCTGGTGCGAACACGAAATATTAATGCATCATTAATATGACCAGATAATATTAATGCAGAGGCCGCAGcacaaggtttttatttttatttttttacaaagctGGGTTTTGTGACTTCCCGCATCCCACCCACTTGTGCTGCGCTGGagaaaaatcaaacaaaccCTTCTCTGCAGAAAAGCACGTAGTCTGAGCGCTTTGTGCTTCCATGGCAAACACAGACGGGACAGATAGGAGAATCACCGTGAGTATATGTCTATAATTCATCACCCGTTTCACTTTTAACTGTAACGTTTTTGTCTTAATAATGGTGTACTGCTCTTCAGCGCAGTTTGCActtacatttagatttacaaTATGCAGCTGGAGTGTCATTGATTGTCTCCTTAATCACTATCTTTATCATGCTGTGCACATGGAACAACATGAAAATAGCTGTGGAATTCAAACTTTCCTTAAGGAAAAGTATccttaaagtatcaaaagtgcTCATTTTGCAGTATCCCTTtgagaaaaatacatacatttaatcaagtactgtaGCCctatacttaagtacatttttagtAACTTGCACTTTAGGATCATATCCTTAAAGTACAGAAAGTTACTGTACTCATTAGGcagaataatgtatattataatataaaataaaaagtattgatGCATTAATCAGTAAATATCGTTTCAATGTTGCAGCTAAGGTGGAGCTGATTTGAAGTTTTATACTTTATCTGATGGGTAGATTGTGAATTAGCACCTTGCGATCAATTCAGTTTTATATGAATCTTTAATGTCACACTATCATGTATTTGTTGATGCTTTTTGTACTTATCTTACTCCGCAAATAATCTGAGGTTACCTCAAATAAACTCTTCATCACAGCAGGGGTATTACCAGGGGAATGTGATAGTTTATACAACCAGCACTTTGCCCTTTACCCCTTATCTCTGCAGAGAGGCTGGATAAACTTACAGTGTTTATTACAGACATGGAacaattgttggtacccttccgttaaaaaaagaaaaagccacaatggtcactgaaataacttgaaactgacaaaagtaataataaataaaaatgaattgaaaaataacgaatgaaaatcagacattgctttgcttttttttccaggcaagtttcattattttcttttgttaaatgattctgttgaaccacaattcaaaagtgATGTCggattttcattcgttatttttcatTTCGTTAtagattcaagttatttcagGGACCATTGtaagcttttctttctttaacggaagggtaccaacaattttgtccacgtctgCATCCGTTTGGGTACAACAGGGGTGGAACCGTTCACATGTCTCTCATTACAGAATCTATATAACTGAGATCTATTTGCCACTGATTGATTCTCAACattaacatttccaaaatgtccTCCCTCACAGCTCTTTATCTGACTATCATGGATGTCTCAGGGGAATACGACTACTTATACCATGAAAACATCAGCTTCAACTTCAGTTACGACGACTACCCGGCCCTCTGTGAGAAGGCTGATGTCCGCTCCTTCGCAGCCCTCTTCCTCCCCGTCATTTACACAGTATGTCTGGTGTTGGGGCTGGCAGGAAACGGCTTAGTCGTGGCGGTCTACGCCTACCACAAACGCCTAAAGACCTTAATGGACGCCTTCCTGACCCACCTGGCTGTGGCcgacctgctgctgctcttcacGTTGCCTTTCTGGGCTGCAGATGCAGCGAGGGGCTGGGAGCTGGGCCAGGTCGTCTGTAAGATGGTGTCGGCCTGCTACACGGTCAACTTCACCTGCTGCATGATGCTGCTCGCCTGCATCAGCCTGGATCGATACTTGGCGTTAGCCAGGGCACAGGGAAGGGAACACAGTGGGCGCCTGCAGAGGATTTTCTCCAGGAGACACAGCTGGAggattttttttgtggtttgggCGACTGCTTTTTTACTCGGACTTCCTGATTTGATCCTCTCAGAAGTGAGATGGGCATCTAACAGGAGCGTCTGTCTGGCCGTCTACCCTGCATCCATGGCTCGAGAAGGGAAAGCTGCTCTGGAGATGGCCGAAGTGCTGCTGGGtttcctgcttcctctcctggTGATGGTGGTGTGTTACTGCAGTGTGGGCCGCGCACTGAAGGAGCTTCCCGCGGAGAGCAGAGGCAAGAAATGGAAAGCTCTGCGTGTCCTTCTAACAGTGGGGGGGGTGTTCGTGGTCACCCAGCTGCCTTATAACGTGTTGAAGGTCTACCGAGCAATGGACTCAGTCTACGCATTGGTGACCCACTGTGGGACGAGTAAAGTGCTGGATCGGGCGGCTCAGGTGACAGAGAGCTTGGCCCTCACTCATTGCTGCCTCAACCCTATCCTCTACGCCTTCGTGGGGTCGTCCTTCAGGCAGCACATGGGGAAAGTGGTCAAAAAGTTTGGCGAgaagagaagacagagaaggaAGAGGACAGAAAACCCTGCAGAGGAAGTACAGATGGAGATGTCATTTAACTCCCACAGTGCATCTCAAGAGACAAACACATTCTCAATATGATTCAAAATCAGTCATTATCACTcatttagtaaagtagaagaacaGTAGAGGCATGAGTGATGAATGGAAATGGATTTGGCTTTATGTTTTGAGTATATTAAATGAAccatttgtacttctacttaaaAGTTTTACAGAATTATAAAAAAGCACTCATTGCAGGATAACTTACAAGCTTGAATCTGGTTGTTTTGTTCTTCCTCCAGATCTGAGATAACAGACATTCCTCAGGATTTCACAAGACACATCAACTGTTTTTTCCAGATGCGCTCACAGTACAAAAAGTTAACAAAGAAACTTGAACTTGATACTCTTCATCACACACTTAACGAATGAACTGGAACCCAGCTGCTTTggaaaaacaactttgaaacTTGTTTAGATTCATgattgttttaattgtaaatcAACTCAAATAAACACTCCTTCTTTACTTGATCTTAGCCATCTCCACAGCCTATAAACCAGATGTACTGCACATGGCTGCTCCACTGATTAGAAGTGAATAAGTATGACTTTGAAACAGTAATAATGTTCCAGTTGAACTATGTCCTTTCTGATCAAGGGTTTGTTCTTCTTAGATGACATGTAGTTCCTAAAAATGAAAAGTTACCACATATCAGCTTTATGTCCCTCGTGGTGCTGCTTGCAGAGTCTTGTCTCAGATCTAAGTCCAGCAGGATTTAACTTCCCTTCATGCAGGGCAACCAGATTAGTTTCCTGACTTCCTCAGAACATCTGAGGCACATTTACTGCACACATACttgcactgaaaaaaaactCCCAGTAACTTCTTTTTACGAGGAAATGGCCGACCGTCGCGATAGCTGCAAACTCTATTTCTTCATTACAGATCTTTCTCTTTAGGACTGATTAACCAGACAAGATGACTTGAAGAggcaaagaggaggagggatgcacacatttaaacattgagTAATAGACTTGTTTAACGTCCAGTAAAAGTACACTGTGTACCTCTTTAGCTACACAAAGTAAGTGGTAATTACCAGTAGTCTAAACTCTAAAATGTGCTCTTGTAATCTGTCaggattaataataatataataaatcacatttatatagcgctttttacggtactcaaagacgctttacatattgccctatgcgaacagatcatttattaatttatactagggttcaaaacaaaacaggattatcttttaaagagaaaatgtttaaagcagCAGCTGAAGGATGTCAGATATTACATCATTTTCTCACAGGTATATATAGCTGCATAAAAAGTCCAGGGCTTATTGTTTGTGAGCAAGTTAAAACAATGTCTGAAATTGCAAATCCGACATGAACACAGCACTTGAAATAATGACTTTGCATGTCTgtggttttttcccccctgtggTGTGTCATGCCATTATCCCGTCAGACAAAATGTCAACATAGAGTGTTTTCTGACCATTTGAATTTCACAAGTTCTCCAAAATGagattagaaagaaaaaaaaatccatttaatgtttttttccttcccgTTTCCCAGCTGGTACAAATCAAGTGATGCTGCAGGTCAGGCTCTGGCACACATGCTCTCTCATGTGGAAACCATTGGACTGATGTTTGCCATCTGTTAGCGCAAAACATTTCACTCAGCCAAAAAAAGGAACTATTTGGATACAACACACCTTGAATACTCCCAGACGAACAAGTCTTACATAACGAAGATCGAGTATGTTGAAATCAAACTCGAATCACTAGTTGTCAGCAACTTTCTAAATGGAGCTTTATTGAAAAAACGTcataaatgtgcaaataaaaaacaatatgtcacAAAAACATGACCTCTGTAATCAAAGGAAactataaatatacaaaatatttcagatctcaacaattaacatttaattCAGATCATATATCTGGCTGATTAATTTATTATCACAATTAAGGCAGTCGAACAGCTTCATTTTCAACAAACTACAACcaagaatgtatttttttcattaaataataaaaaatattagttaTTTAAATAGATAActaattatacaaaatatataaaaaagaaaactttagAGGCCTTAAATGGCAGTGTCTcaataatttagaaaataaatctttcagGCATTTTCACATGAGAACAAGGTTACAAAACGTAACCAAAAGATTCACCCATTAAATACAACATGCCATTTTATCGAAAATAACCATGGAGTtcggtaggttttacaaaataTGCTTTTCATGTAAAGTTTCTTACACACCCTGAACTAGATCATTAACCCTGTATTAAATGTGAGGAAGAAGCCAATACCGAATAGTTACATGTTACTGTGAATACCAACCGAAAGAGGACACTCACAATCTGAACCATTCAttaacagaaagaggaagaagtagAAAAACGTTGGAGGATTTTCACATTTCTGGAcgtggaaaaatacaaaaatacatacacGCTAAAGTGCAGTAAAGCTGAAGATTGTCCCGGCTTATTTCCACCAACTATTACTCTGAATGATATCCAACTAGGAAACAATTCAATTGGATATATACTGATTCATTGTGGCTTCATTAAGTTCATACTGTATGGGTAAGTATTTCAGGCACTTGGTTTTGTGTTGGATGGCCAGTAGCAGACTGAAGTTGTCTGGCAGACAGCAAAAAGTCTGTGTTTTTTCAGACGACAGTGGTATGCTTAAGTATCAGCTGTGCAATTataacaaaaatagggaaaggCATCTTTAGGGTGTCTTTAGAGCAAAGCAAAAAGTGCCTCCTGAGATTGTACAAGAGTACAGCAGAGTTAGCCCTCAGTAATTTAGGATCTGCACAtcaaaaaggtcacacactcccTCGTTGTCATCCAGGTTAAAGCTGTAGTCTATTACTGTGTGAGAAGAGAGGAGctttaacaacaaaacatactgtaaacatgaataacacaaggAAAGAAACACTACTTACGGATGTTAAGCTACGCTAGCAAAATAGCTCAATGTGGCATTTTCCCTGATTATATATCATGCTTTGGGACATGGGTTGATAACAATATTTTGGTTTATGATCAAGTAGATGCAAAGTAATGACCTTCCCTACTGTAATTCCAGACATGTTATTGACACAGTTTTTCATTCATAACATTAGTTAAGGTTTTGAGAGGCTTACCATCTGTGGACATTAGCTCATCAATAAGGTCCACAGCACCTACAAGAGAATTCAAAACTCTGAATAAAAAAACCCTTAAATCTTAAAGCCTTAACTGAAACGCATGTAAAGCAAAGATTAAATGTCCCTGAGTTTCATGGCTGGATGTAATTATGGAGATAACCATCGTAGCTGCATTCACATACCCTCTCGGTCATCCTTCATGTGGTCTCCAGTCACGCTGAGCTTCAGCAGGCTGCTCACGTCCAGAACGGACTGAAACTCTGAGTCCAGGTCCATCTGCTGCTGTCCCAACATCACTGCTGACTGAACGTGACACTCTGCAGGGAGCATCGGGGAGGGAAAAACGAAGCTATACTTGAAAGTCTATTGTGGAAAATTAAACCAGCAACTTTACAGGGCTCAAATATCTGGACCTAGAATCATTAGAAGAGGACGTGACACTTCTACATGTTGGTGGTGGGCAGCGCTATGTAACATTTGAGTTAAGGTATCTGAGGAAACAACCTTAACCCGTATAGTTTTGGAAATCATAAGTCTTGGTTACTCTGCCTTT contains these protein-coding regions:
- the ackr4a gene encoding atypical chemokine receptor 4, which gives rise to MDVSGEYDYLYHENISFNFSYDDYPALCEKADVRSFAALFLPVIYTVCLVLGLAGNGLVVAVYAYHKRLKTLMDAFLTHLAVADLLLLFTLPFWAADAARGWELGQVVCKMVSACYTVNFTCCMMLLACISLDRYLALARAQGREHSGRLQRIFSRRHSWRIFFVVWATAFLLGLPDLILSEVRWASNRSVCLAVYPASMAREGKAALEMAEVLLGFLLPLLVMVVCYCSVGRALKELPAESRGKKWKALRVLLTVGGVFVVTQLPYNVLKVYRAMDSVYALVTHCGTSKVLDRAAQVTESLALTHCCLNPILYAFVGSSFRQHMGKVVKKFGEKRRQRRKRTENPAEEVQMEMSFNSHSASQETNTFSI